From Poecile atricapillus isolate bPoeAtr1 chromosome 13, bPoeAtr1.hap1, whole genome shotgun sequence, one genomic window encodes:
- the CXXC5 gene encoding CXXC-type zinc finger protein 5 isoform X1, translating into MSNSGSHQDTGNKPETEKNNQDDSQPPVNSERRNKSGIISEPLNKSLKKSRPLSHYSTFGSSSSVSEHSEKGNPLANGNDATVDKSHSTSKHKNISSMLSKLDRMSELSSEGQTALQQFAQSTEMLKRVVQEHLPLTSEHGTGISDMEAVSAAETMNGPSDFPYLGAFPINPGLFIMTPAGVFLAESALHMAGLAEYPMQNELASAINSGKKKRKRCGMCPPCRRRINCEQCSSCRNRKTGHQICKFRKCEELKKKPSAALEKVMLPTGAAFRWFQ; encoded by the coding sequence ATGTCAAATTCGGGCTCCCATCAAGACACTGGGAACAagccagagacagaaaaaaataaccaagaTGACTCTCAACCCCCTGTCAACTCCGAGAGGAGGAACAAAAGTGGAATAATAAGTGAACCTTTGAACAAAAGTCTTAAGAAGTCCCGTCCACTCTCCCACTATTCCACCTTTGGTAGCAGCAGCTCGGTAAGCGAACATTCAGAGAAAGGCAACCCCTTAGCTAATGGCAACGATGCGACTGTGGATAAAAGTCATTCTACCTCAAAGCACAAAAACATCTCTAGTATGCTGAGCAAATTAGACCGGATGTCGGAGCTCTCCTCAGAAGGACAGACCGCCCTCCAACAGTTTGCTCAGTCGACAGAAATGCTCAAAAGAGTGGTACAGGAGCATCTTCCTCTAACAAGCGAGCACGGGACTGGTATCTCTGACATGGAGGCAgtctcagctgcagagacaatgAACGGCCCCTCTGATTTTCCTTACCTGGGGGCTTTTCCCATCAACCCAGGCCTTTTCATTATGACCCCTGCCGGCGTGTTTCTGGCAGAGAGCGCGCTCCATATGGCTGGCTTGGCAGAGTATCCCATGCAGAATGAGTTGGCATCTGCCATCAATTCGGGGAAAAAGAAACGGAAAAGATGCGGCATGTGCCCGCCCTGCCGAAGACGGATAAACTGCGAGCAGTGCAGCAGTTGTAGGAATCGCAAAACTGGCCACCAGATTTGCAAATTCCGAAAATGTGAAGAACTCAAAAAGAAGCCTTCTGCAGCACTGGAG
- the CXXC5 gene encoding CXXC-type zinc finger protein 5 isoform X2, which produces MSNSGSHQDTGNKPETEKNNQDDSQPPVNSERRNKSGIISEPLNKSLKKSRPLSHYSTFGSSSSVSEHSEKGNPLANGNDATVDKSHSTSKHKNISSMLSKLDRMSELSSEGQTALQQFAQSTEMLKRVVQEHLPLTSEHGTGISDMEAVSAAETMNGPSDFPYLGAFPINPGLFIMTPAGVFLAESALHMAGLAEYPMQNELASAINSGKKKRKRCGMCPPCRRRINCEQCSSCRNRKTGHQICKFRKCEELKKKPSAALEVMLPTGAAFRWFQ; this is translated from the coding sequence ATGTCAAATTCGGGCTCCCATCAAGACACTGGGAACAagccagagacagaaaaaaataaccaagaTGACTCTCAACCCCCTGTCAACTCCGAGAGGAGGAACAAAAGTGGAATAATAAGTGAACCTTTGAACAAAAGTCTTAAGAAGTCCCGTCCACTCTCCCACTATTCCACCTTTGGTAGCAGCAGCTCGGTAAGCGAACATTCAGAGAAAGGCAACCCCTTAGCTAATGGCAACGATGCGACTGTGGATAAAAGTCATTCTACCTCAAAGCACAAAAACATCTCTAGTATGCTGAGCAAATTAGACCGGATGTCGGAGCTCTCCTCAGAAGGACAGACCGCCCTCCAACAGTTTGCTCAGTCGACAGAAATGCTCAAAAGAGTGGTACAGGAGCATCTTCCTCTAACAAGCGAGCACGGGACTGGTATCTCTGACATGGAGGCAgtctcagctgcagagacaatgAACGGCCCCTCTGATTTTCCTTACCTGGGGGCTTTTCCCATCAACCCAGGCCTTTTCATTATGACCCCTGCCGGCGTGTTTCTGGCAGAGAGCGCGCTCCATATGGCTGGCTTGGCAGAGTATCCCATGCAGAATGAGTTGGCATCTGCCATCAATTCGGGGAAAAAGAAACGGAAAAGATGCGGCATGTGCCCGCCCTGCCGAAGACGGATAAACTGCGAGCAGTGCAGCAGTTGTAGGAATCGCAAAACTGGCCACCAGATTTGCAAATTCCGAAAATGTGAAGAACTCAAAAAGAAGCCTTCTGCAGCACTGGAG